The Plasmodium malariae genome assembly, contig: PmUG01_00_29, whole genome shotgun sequence genome includes the window TAGTTTTCTATTTCTTCACCCCCTACTTctattacataatttataaattttatcagTATATAAATTACCATGGTGAtacttaatataaataacgaCAATAAAAAAGCTTGCATTCCAAATTTTGTCATAAAGTCTTTAAAATCTTTACTATGTTCCCCCAATAATGATGTACCTAACGGAGGGCAAACTAACAAAAGTAATGAAAGTACtgtagaaaaaattattgatgGTATAGCAAAAGTTAAAACAGCACTCTTACACGCTGaaaatttcaaattttttttttggatagAATCTGTACATTTcctatattcatatattgcAATAAATgctttataaattaatttttcaaatattttatctatttctACAAATggtttacataatatatatatgccctTCCTCAGTAACTTTTTTTCCTCAAATCCtgaattacatttatttttagttcTTCCCTTTCCATTGTATTCCGCTCCagtattattactataactttttaattgacaattttttttttttttttttatatcgtTATATCCATTTCTAGGTAAGTTACGCTCTAATGaaacctttattttttcattgttaaattttgataataatCTATAAGTTCTtgaatataatgatatattttgaatagtTTTCATACCTAAAATTTTATCAAAGTTATACTacaaggaaaataaaatgttttaattttttatagtttgatatatttttctacgcacaaagaaaatattttgtttcagttgatatatgtgtatatataacatgaATCATCATAAAATATGGAGAAAATTTTCTGcaatgttataattataccGCATCACagaaataagaatatatccAAATAAAAGGTACaaatataatacttttaactataataaaagttatcatttttacattcacactaaaattattttgtttaatatctttaaacatgcaaataatttactatataataaaaaaacgctaataaatatatacatccaTTTGGTTTATGATTTGATTTTATGCTTTAAAAGAGTagtaaattcaaaaaaaaataaaaataaaaataaaaagtttaaaaagaaattatataaaaaaatttttattaaatatttcaataaatttatttgttaaaaaataaacattaattaaaataattattagtagccctaattttattaataaatgttaaaaatatatttacattttagcTTCTTAACAGAGTAATACTAAATTTCATTGTTAATACATttcaaacaaaataatataaaataaatttttggtTTCCTTatgatttttctttatatataaaacaaaacagtTTATGtgataagaataaatatattatcacataacattaatataattattatttttatgataaatatCCTGTAAATAACATGagtaatttttacatatttttttttctaagcattattttttatttaaaaaacgtaaatttcacatatataatataattacaatgacagaaatgtaaagaaaaaataaaaaaatacaaatttttttttatcgtataaattattatccaAGATATGATAAATGCCTTTGCATATGTAAAAAGCTTAAACATTCTTTTCGTAAAAATATGATTGTAAGA containing:
- the PmUG01_00055600 gene encoding Plasmodium exported protein, unknown function, translating into MFKDIKQNNFSVNYNFDKILGMKTIQNISLYSRTYRLLSKFNNEKIKVSLERNLPRNGYNDIKKKKKNCQLKSYSNNTGAEYNGKGRTKNKCNSGFEEKKLLRKGIYILCKPFVEIDKIFEKLIYKAFIAIYEYRKCTDSIQKKNLKFSACKSAVLTFAIPSIIFSTVLSLLLLVCPPLGTSLLGEHSKDFKDFMTKFGMQAFLLSLFILSITMVIYILIKFINYVIEVGGEEIEN